CAACGATTACAATATCTTCGGCTTGGGTGAAGGTACCCAGTGGGGCCTTACGGGCGCCGATGACGATTGGCTCAAGAAGCATGAGCAGGATATGGTGCGCACGCTGTATATTCACGATGGTTACTTGAAGAACGACTTCAAGTTGAATGAAAAGGTCGGCCTTTCTTTCAAGTACGCCCTGAATTACAGAACCCGCAGCACGCCGCAACGCCTGTACGGCAACTACTCGGCCTCTTCGGGTATTTATGATGACCCGTGGTTTGACGCTATTAAAGGTCGTCCGACTGTGAAGGTGAATGAAGGGCTCGATACGACGGTTATTGATTCGGCTCATTGGGCTCAGTATTATGCACTTGTCGATGAAGATTATTTGGCAACCCAGTTCGAAGAAAAACTGATGAAGCATACTCTTGAACTCGGGCTTTCTTTCAAGTTCCCCAAGAACTTGCTGAAACTTGGGGCGGGTTTGGTGGCCTTTACGGATATGTCGGAATTCAAGCAAGACAACCTGATTTCTGGCTTTAGGTTCAAGAACGAAACCTATGGCATTCTGGGTTACTATTTCCACGGAAGTGATTACCTGGAACAGCGTTACCCGATTTCTTTGACGACGACGATGGACGGCTTCAAGAATTCCGTTTCGTTGACGCCCCGCTACAAGGTGTACAATCGTAACGAAATGCGCGAGTTCGAGTGGAGTTTCTTGGATAACATGGATATTGAACTTTCCAGGGACTTTTTGGAACTGGGCCTGTCGGGTGGTTTGCGTCAGAACTTCTTGAGCTACGAGATCAAGGACCAGGATTACGACGAAATGGAACTCGATATCGACGCTTCTGCAAAATTACGTATACATCACACCCAGGCCTTGTATACAGATTGGACATTAGGTTCAATTTTCAACTATCGTCCGGATAACAAGGCTGACCAGTATAAGGATTTTTATATAATTGCAGCAGTGAATTACGACTTTTAGTCGGTTGCAGCGGTAAACAGATTTGTATACACAGGAACACCGGAATGACATATGAAAAGCTATTCTTGTAATATGAAGATTCCTGTTCGCTATAACCATGTCGGTTATGCTCCTGATTCGGCAAAGATTTTCTTTGTGAACCCGAAGGAGCTTGAACCTGATTGTGGTAATGTGAATAATTATTTTTTTCGTGTAATACGGCAACTTCAGTATACGAAATATGCTGCTGTATGGGAAGGCTCATTTGTCGAGGGGACTTTGGGGCATTCCGGTGTTTGTGAGTACACAGGTGAAATTCTCTGGTCGGGAAATTTTACGGACGTTAACGAAACGGGATTGTTCTTTATCCAAATTCTGCGAAAAGGTGGCGCTGAGAAGGAGACGCTCCTTTTTGAGACGGAATCGTTTGAAATATCGAATGACTGGATTTGTCGTCAGTTGCTTGCAAACATCAAATCTTTTTACTACCAACGTAGCGGTGTGAAACTGCCTGCCGATTTTGCGGGCAAGTGGGCAAGGCCTGCAGCTCATTTAGACGACAATATCGGATTCCACCCGAGCATGCAGCGCGAAGGTACCTGGAACGCCCATGGTGGTTGGTACGATGCCGGTGATTATGGCAAGTATATTGTGAATGGTGGCGTCTCGGTGGCGACACTCTTGCTTGCCTGCGAATTGATTGGCGATTGTGAATGCGAAAGCCTGACAAATAAGGCGATCAATGCGACGGAACCCTTTGTGGGGCCTGACGGACTCAAGATGTACAGCCTCAAGGATGAAATCCGCTTTGAACTGGACTTTTTCTTGCGAATGCAGGACACCGACGGCGGCGTATTTTTTAAGGTGACTCCTGAACATTGGGACGGATTTGTTTCGCCTACGGATTCCGACCTGTTGCAAAAGCGCATGATTTTAGGCAAGTCGACAACATCGACGCTGAATTTTGCGGGAGCTCTCGCCGCGGCATCGCGCGTGTATGGTAAGCGCGATACAGCGTTCGCAGAACGCTGCCTGCAAGCGGCGGTAAAGGCCTATAAGTGGGCCGTTTCGCGCCCCTTTGTGGATTGGCCGCACAATACCGAAGGTAGTGGCGGCTACGGCGACGAACACGCCGAAGACGAATTTTTCTGGGCGCGTGCAATGCTTTACCGCGAGTTGCAGGTACGCGGCGAAGTAGACGGAGTTTCCGCCGAAAGCTTGCGCCCCCTGCTACTTGAAGACATGAAGGTGATTCCGCCTAAGTCGGGCCTTGACTGGCGTGACACCCAGAACTTGGGCTGGCTAGCCCTTGCCTTGCAGGACTTTGACCGCGAATTCCGCCTTTATGCGCGCACGACGCTGAACATGACGGCTCGTGAAATTGTCGACATGCAAAATGGCGATGCCTACGGAATTCCGGTACGCAAGTTTATTTGGGGCAGCAATGGCGATATTGCCAACCATGCACTTACCCTGGCTATTGTAAAACGCTGGGCTCCGAGCCTGGGTGGCAACTCCCTGGATTTCTGGTGCCGCGAAATGTTGAACTTTATTTATGGCCGCAATCCTGTGGATGTCAGTTTTGTGACGGGTTCCGCTTGGAGCTCTCCGAAAGATCCGCACCATCGCTTAAGCCATTCCGACGGCGTCGAAGAACCGATTCCGGGGCTTTTGGTTGGAGGCATCAACAGCGACCGTCAGGATATGCACCGCGCTCCCCATTATCCGGGAGAACTGTCCGGTTATTCGTACACCGACGAACGCTGCTCTTTTGCGAGCAACGAAACGGCAATTAACTGGAACGCCCCGCTGACAGCGGTGCTTGCATTACTTTGCTTTTGATTTCTCGTCCTTTTTAGAGGTCGAGTCTTTCTTTGATTCTTTAGATTCCTTGGTTTCCTTGGAATCTTTTTTTGATGTAGAGTCTTTAGCGGATTCCTTTACGACAGAATCTTTAACGGCTTCTTTGGCAGATGCTTTTGCAGTCGTATCCTTGGCGGTGGTGTCTGCTTCGGCTTCCTTGATTTTTTCCTGAACCTTCGGCAAAAGGGATTGCAGGTTTACCACCGGATTCTTTTCGGCTTCGAATTCCTTGGCCGAGACGATAGGCTTGTAGTAGAAGGAATCCTGGGCGCTCATGGGGTGAGACGGGAGCAGGTCTATGTAAGAGGCTGCAAGAGCTGCCCAACCACGGAGCCATTCCTTGCGGGATTCACGGTGCGTGTACCAGGAATCGGGATTGTAGTAGTAATGGTGAACGTCCTTGGTCAGGTAAACGGGAGATTCGCCAGAAAGCTTTGTAAAAATTCGCTTGACGCGGTAAGTGGATGCGGCGCCGGTGAGGAGCAAAACCGTGTCGGCGTTGTGCATTTTGAGCCAAGGAATAATGGAGTAGGCTTCGTCCATGGTGGAGGGGTCATCGTGCCTTGCGATAAAGACTGCGTTGCTGTCGAAGTTGCCGAGGCGCATGAAGTCGTCCAGATAGAATTCTGCGTTGCTGCGGTTGCGCAGGATGCGGCGCCCGAGAATCAAGACGGAATCGGCTTTGCCGCTAGCCATGAGTTCGGCGGCCATGTCGATGCGTTCCATGTCGGCGGTTTGTCCGTCGAGCACGACGATCCAGCTGACATGTTCGAATTCGTCATCGTCGACAAGCCAATGGCCGCTCTTGGTCATCACCAAGTAGAAGGCGATGACGAGGAGTACGGCGGCGGCCGCAATGGTACTCAAAATGACTTTCTTTTTCTTGATCTGTTTCTTGGTGGGTAGCTTAGTCAATTTTTGCTCCTTGGGTGCGGTACAGCGCCGCATTTTCGCCGTCGGCGTAATACTTCTTGCGGATTCCAAACAAATTAAAACCGTGGCTTTCGTAAAAGCGGCGGGCTTTAATATTGTTCTCGCGGACTTCTAGAAAACAGCAATCTGTCTTGTCTAAATCCAGTTGCGAAAGTCCTGAGCGTAAAAGCAGTGAACCAATTCCGCCGCGCTGTGCCGATTCGCTTACGGCAATAGAGAGCAGCTCGGAGTCGGCGCCTAGCAAATGGAATACGGCGTACCCTACGATTCCTGTTTCGGTTTCGTAAACGACGGCGTAGGTGTAGGGCGCCTTGATTTCTAGCTCATATTGTCGTTCGTTCCAGTCTTGAAATGCAAGTTCACCCTGAATCCTCAGTACGGCAGGAATGTCGGCGGAATTCATTTTGCGGATGGACATGGAACTTCCTGTGGATCAGTGCAACTTTTCGAAATATGAGGGCTGGATGTAGTTCGCTTCTTGCATAAGGCTCGGGGCCACTCGCTCGAAGAGTCTTGCCCAATCGCTCAGGGGCTTGCCCTTGTCGATGACTGTCGCTGCACCGATTTCGCTGAAAAGGGCCTTCAAGGTTTCGTCGCTGGCGGCGTTTTCGTCGACGACGACGTAGTTCACGTCGCTGGACTTAAGTGCTTTTACCACTTGCTCGGTTTCGATGAAGCTTTCTTTTTCGTTCAGGCGCAAGTACCAGTAGTCTTTGCGGGCGCGGATGACTACGGCTGCCTTGTCGGGCTCTGCTGCGAAGCAGGAGAGGGCCTGCAGCGTAGAAACTCCGTAGAGCTTGCGCTTGCCGCTAAAGCTCAAGCCTTCGCAAAAGGCGACTCCCGTGCGCAGTCCGCTGAAAGACCCTGGGCCGAGGGTGACCATGACTCGGGTCACCTGGTCGAGGGTCGCTCCCGTTTTTTCAAGGAGTGCGTCCAGCATGGCCGATGCGGTTTCGCCGCGGGCCGATTCGTCGACGCTTTCCATATAGCGGGGGCGGGCGGCGTCTGATTCCAGAAGCGCCATCGAAATTCCCTTGCGCGAAGTATCTACAAATAAGTCGAATTGCATGAAGCTATCCGTGACTTAGCGTTTGATGTAGAGGCTCTTGTCGATAATCAAGTCGATGAGCTGGCTGTAGGTGATGCCGTTGCAGGCAGCCTGTTGCGGCAAGAGCGACGTGGGTGTCATGCCCGGGAGTGTGTTCGTTTCGATAGCGAACAGCTGCTTGTCCTTGGTGATGCGCACGTCGGTACGGCTGTAGCCAGCACCGCCCAAGGCGTAGTGGGCGTTCTTCACGAGTTCCTGGATGCGGGCCGTCAGATCGGGTTCGAATTCGGCCGGAGTGACTTCCTTGCATTCGCCGTTGTACTTGGCTTCAAAGTCAAAGTATTCGCGGGTAGTCATGCGCATTTCGGTCGGCGGCAGCGGCTTTTCGCCTTCGATGTAGCCGCAGCTAGCTTCTTCGCCGGCAATGAACTTTTCGCAGAGCAGGCGGTTGGAATCCTTGAACAAGTCTTGGGCAATTTTGCCGGCTTCGTCCAGGTCCTTGGCGATGCCGATACCGATAGAGGAACCGCCAAGCGGGTCCTTGATGACCAGCGGGAATCCGAGTTCATCAGAAACGGAAACGAGCGTATCGCCGGTGAAGTCGTGCTTCCAAATCACGCGGTACGGCGGAGTCGGAATACCGTTGGCCTTATAAATTTCCTTGGTCTTTACTTTGTCCATGGCGAGAGCAGATGCCAAAAGGCCGCAACCGGTGTAGGGAATGCCCCAGTTTTCTAGCAAGGCCTGAATGTGTCCGTCTTCGCCCCATTTGCCGTGCAAGGCGAGGAATGCAATGTCTGCATCAGGGAGCTCAGAAAGGGCCGGAGATTTTTTGCAGTTTGCGGCAGTGCCTTCGAGTCCGCGGAAGTAGTTCACCGAGAAGTTGTCCTTCTGGTAGGGGGAAAGTTCGCGGGAAGACCAGTGCCAGGTGCCGTCTTTGTCGATAAGCACCGGATGAATGTTGTAACGATCCGGGTTCATGGCGCGAACAACGCCCGTGCCACTGACAACGGAAACATCATGTTCGGTGGACGGGCCACCCATTAAAACTAATACGCGCATACGAGCCATAATAAACCTCTTGAAAAACTTATGCAAATAATGTAGTAAATTCAATTCCTTTAGTTGCCTGGCTCTTAAAAGGTTTGTATCTTATGGGAAAAGAGAGGTTGTTATGCGTGTATTCGTTACAGGTGGTACTGGTTTCATCGGTCACTATGTGGTGAAGGCCCTTTTGGAAAATGGCCACGACGTAGTGATTGCGACTAGGCACCCTAATAAGGTCCCGACACTCAAGGCAAATCCTAAGGTTACGTTCGTGGAATGTGCCTTGACTGATTTTGACCTGATGGCTGAAGGACTGAAGGGTTGCGACGCCTGCATTCACATTGCTCTCGGCTGGGGCGATACCCCGAGCACGATGCTTGCTAACGACACCCGCGCAACGGTGATGCTGCTTGAAAATGCGGCAAAGGCCGGTTGCAAGAAGTTTATTTACACGAGTAGCACGGCCGCTATGGGCCGCATGCGCCCCACGATGCGCGAAATCACGAGCAACCTGCCGATGGATCTTTACGGTGCCACCAAGGCCGCAGGCGAAGCCTTTGTGCTTGGCTTTACGCATGGCTACGGAACCCAGTTCCCCGAAGTCAAGATGACCCGCAACATTATTCGCCCTGGTTACACCTTTGGTAATCCTGCTTGGGCCGATGGCTGCTCGCAGCCGGACCGCAGATTCTTCTCGATGGCACAGGCCGTCAAGGAAAACCGCGACATCAATATCATCAAGAATGACGGCACGCAGTTCATTCATGCCAGTCAGCAGGCAAAGCTTTACATGAGCGTCCTTGAATCCGACAAGAACGAAGAAATCTTCCTCGGTCTTGGTGAAGTTTGGATGAGCTGGAAGGAAATTGCCGAAATGATGATTTCCATGAAGCCTGGTTGCAAATCCAAAATCGTGGAAACTGACCTTGGCTGGGGCGATGAACCCATGCTGTTTGACGTGAGCAAGATTCAGGAACAGTTCGGGCTTGCCTTTGACGCTCACGAGTTTATGCTCGATCACGTCAAGTGGACTTATAACCAGATTTAATTTGGCTTTAGACGAAAATAAAAAAGGCGAGAGCAAATGCTCTCGCTTTTTCTTTTAACCGCAGCGGGTCTTTGTCGTGTCTATTCCGATGTAGTCGGGGTAGTCGTTGTCAAAGCAGGCGGCGCAGTAGTTTTCGCCTTCGCCGGTACATTCCTTCATGCCTTCGACGCTCAGGTAGCCGAGGCTTTCGACGCCGAGCATCTTGGCGATTTCGGCAGGCGTCATGGAGCTTGCGGCAAGTTCGCCTTGGCTCGGGAAATCCATGCCGAAGAAGCACGGGTGTGCGACCGGAGGCGATGCAATGCGGATATGCACTTCTAAAGCACCGGCATCGCGCAGCATCTTGGATAGAATCTTGAGCGTGGTGCCGCGCACAATAGAATCTTCGACGACACAGACGCGCTTGTTCTTAAGCACGCCTTCGATGGGGTTGAATTTGAGCTTGACTTTCTGTTCGCGAACGTTCTGCGTGGGGTCGATGAAAGTGCGGCCCACGTAGTGGTTACGGAGCAGGCCGATTTCAAAGCGAATGCCGCTCGCCTGGGCGTAGCCGAGCGCAGCGGTAGTGGCGCTGTCGGGTACTGAAATCACGATGTCGGCATCGACGGGGCATTCCTTGGCGAGCTGCTTGCCCATTTTGCGGCGGACCTTGTCGCAGCTCTGCTCGAAAATCTTGGAATCCGGGCGGCTAAAGTAGATGTATTCGAAAATGCAGTGGGCGAGGCGATCCTTTTGCACGAAGCGTTCGGAATGGAGCCCGTTCTTGGTGATGGTCAGGAATTCGCCGGCCTGGATGTCGCGAATGTAGTGGGCGCCCAGCAAGTCGAAGGCGCAAGTTTCGCTGGCGACGCACCAGGCTTTTCCCATGCGTGCAAGCGACAGTGGGCGGAATCCGAATCCGTCGCGGGCGACGTACATGGTGTCTTTGCTAATGAATACGAGGCAGAAACTGCCGGTAAATTTCGTGACGGCCTTCTTGATGGCTTCACCTAGGTCTGCGGCCTCGGTGCGCGCGATTTCATGCAGAAGAATTTCGGAATCGGATGTCGTCTGAAAAATATGGCCGTCGGCTTCCATTTCGGCACGGAGCTCGGCGGCGTTAGTGATGTTTCCGTTGTGGGCGACTGCAATCTGGCCCCATTTGCAACTCACCAGAATCGGCTGCGCGTTGGCCAAGGTTGATGCGCCTGTGGTGCTGTAACGCACGTGGCCAATGCCTGCAAATCCGTCAAATTCGTTGATGTCGTGTTCCCGGAGAAGGGTCGATACAAGCCCCATGGACTTGCGGACGCGAATCTTGTCTCCGTCAGTGACCGCGAATCCGGCACTTTCCTGCCCGCGGTGCTGCAGGGCGTAAAGCCCCATGGTAATATTCCTTACGACAGTGTCGCCATTGTAAATGCCGATCACTCCGCATTCTTCGTGCAATTCGTCGAGCATAACGCCTCTTTGAAATGTATGTTCCCCCTACCTCGAAGGTCATAGCCCACCCGGACGGGTGCAAGCAAGGAAACGGCCGCCCTTGTAAAGCAAAAAATGTGCCATTATGGCGATTTTGGCTCAAAAACGCCAAAATTCAAATTGCAAAACAAAAAGGCTTTACAACTTGTGTAAAACCTTATTGTAAAACTTACGTTTTATGTAAAAGAGTCTTATGCCTTGTCGGACTTGTCCAACGAGGAATCAACCGCTGAAAGCAGGCCTGTGTAGGGTTCGCTGCTTTGTAGCAGGTGGGCCTGGTTCTTGAGCTTGATTTCCTTCATTTCGGGGGCGAAGTAATTCTTTTTCTGTTCGTTGCTCATAGTGTCCTCCTTATTTCACTAAAACTTTCTTGCCGTAGTAGGCACCGCGGGCTTGGTGTGTGCCGTTCAGCTTGCGGCCCTTGAGGTCGTAGTTACGGTTCATCTTGAATTCGCCGGTGCGTGTATCGATGCGCCCGATAACTGTCGTGTGTTCGTTGCCATTGGTACTTTCGACGATGACTACGTCCATGGTGGCGGGGCGTTTCGTTTCCTTGAATTCGGGACCGAAAATGTCTCTGGTAAATATGAATGCGCGGAAGGGTGGTATTGCGGCTCCGGTACCAATTTTGACGAACTGGCCTGCTGTTTTAAAGTTTTCTGTGACTTGATCGTTAAATCCATAAATGTTGTCACCCGCAACATGCTCTGATGTAAATTCTAAGAATTCGTCGTTGCCATTAAAAAACCAAAGACCACTACTGCTTACAGTATAGGAGTTATTTGACTTTATTTCTACTGCACCTTTAATTTTGAGGGTTTCGGATTCCATTTGAATGAGATAAGGTCTATAAGCTTGGATTTCTACTTGGCTGATATCTTCGGCTCCATCTTTTAAGTTTTGAACTTGGACTTCCATTTTGCCGTTGACTTCTTCGACACCTCTGAAATAGTAGATATTCTTGACTCCGCCCAGTTGACCCAGCTTGACTGCAAAGGGGAGCATGATTGTGGAGTATCCGTTTGCTGAAAGAGGGAACTTTCTTTCGAAAACGACGGAGTCCACGTGTTTCTCTTCGACGTCGCCGACGGATCCGTAGTAGTCGCCATCGATGTATGCTGTTGTTTTCCCGTCTTCGGTTATGTACCGGATAGCGGGGTAATCCTTTCTCAGCATGAGCGTGTTGTTGTAGGCGTAAAGTTGGTAGCCAGTTGGCTCTGCTGTGACATGTCTGAATATCTTATTAGCAATGGCGTCATTGGTGATGTATTCCGATTGTCCGGAAAGAGCGATCTTGGGATTTTTGTCTGTCAAGGGCTCTGCAATGTTTACGTTGATGAGGGCTTTATCTTTTAATTCGCCTACAATATTGATTTTCTTTCCGTTAGAGAGAACCAGCGCGTTGTAATTGGGAAAATATGGAGTGCCAGAAATATTGATGTCTTCAAAAGCTTCTACAGCATAGTTTGAGTTAGTATTGAATGATCCTCCTGCAAGAGTCACTTTGGATCCTTCTTTTGCGACTATACCTCTGTTGTTTCCGTTGACAGATCCGCTGAATACTTCAACTTTTGAGCCGGAATGAGCGGTTATACCTGTACCATAGGAATAAACACTCCCCCCATCTATTTGAAGGGACCCGTGTAAGTCGATGGCCAGATTTTCCTCCGTAACATTGATTATTCCTGATAGCAGGAAGGCACTGCCGTTATCATTAACGAGAATCGCAGGGATGCCGGTATTAATGTTGAAATCTCCTGCTATTATGCCTCTATTGTTCTCGCTCTTGTTGCTGTCTTCGATGATAAGTGTCCTATCGACACGGAAAATCAATGCTTTTTCTGTAACAAAAAGATTATCTAAATTACGTGATAGCGTGTAGCCGTTGAGATCTAGGCGAATGGTTGCTCCGATGTGAAGGCATCTTGTCAATTTTACGTTTTGGGTTAATATGTAGTCTGTGTTTTTTTGTAGTGACCAACAGCCGTCAAAGGTAGAACGATGTTCAAAATCGTCTTCGCTGGAAACTTTCACCGTTTCGATCGGTTCTATCGGGGGGTCTAGGGCGAATGCTCCAAGGGGTAAAAACAGTAATGTCAGGATTAACTTTGTGATTTTCATATTTCCTCCTTAAAATAATGAAATACGGGTGAAAGTTACAAAAAACTTACCGTTTTGGCTTTGGATAAAGTACTTTTTTTGATTTTTTTAGAGTAA
This genomic window from Fibrobacter sp. UWT2 contains:
- a CDS encoding glycoside hydrolase family 9 protein translates to MKIPVRYNHVGYAPDSAKIFFVNPKELEPDCGNVNNYFFRVIRQLQYTKYAAVWEGSFVEGTLGHSGVCEYTGEILWSGNFTDVNETGLFFIQILRKGGAEKETLLFETESFEISNDWICRQLLANIKSFYYQRSGVKLPADFAGKWARPAAHLDDNIGFHPSMQREGTWNAHGGWYDAGDYGKYIVNGGVSVATLLLACELIGDCECESLTNKAINATEPFVGPDGLKMYSLKDEIRFELDFFLRMQDTDGGVFFKVTPEHWDGFVSPTDSDLLQKRMILGKSTTSTLNFAGALAAASRVYGKRDTAFAERCLQAAVKAYKWAVSRPFVDWPHNTEGSGGYGDEHAEDEFFWARAMLYRELQVRGEVDGVSAESLRPLLLEDMKVIPPKSGLDWRDTQNLGWLALALQDFDREFRLYARTTLNMTAREIVDMQNGDAYGIPVRKFIWGSNGDIANHALTLAIVKRWAPSLGGNSLDFWCREMLNFIYGRNPVDVSFVTGSAWSSPKDPHHRLSHSDGVEEPIPGLLVGGINSDRQDMHRAPHYPGELSGYSYTDERCSFASNETAINWNAPLTAVLALLCF
- a CDS encoding ElyC/SanA/YdcF family protein; translated protein: MTKLPTKKQIKKKKVILSTIAAAAVLLVIAFYLVMTKSGHWLVDDDEFEHVSWIVVLDGQTADMERIDMAAELMASGKADSVLILGRRILRNRSNAEFYLDDFMRLGNFDSNAVFIARHDDPSTMDEAYSIIPWLKMHNADTVLLLTGAASTYRVKRIFTKLSGESPVYLTKDVHHYYYNPDSWYTHRESRKEWLRGWAALAASYIDLLPSHPMSAQDSFYYKPIVSAKEFEAEKNPVVNLQSLLPKVQEKIKEAEADTTAKDTTAKASAKEAVKDSVVKESAKDSTSKKDSKETKESKESKKDSTSKKDEKSKAK
- the rimI gene encoding ribosomal protein S18-alanine N-acetyltransferase, whose translation is MSIRKMNSADIPAVLRIQGELAFQDWNERQYELEIKAPYTYAVVYETETGIVGYAVFHLLGADSELLSIAVSESAQRGGIGSLLLRSGLSQLDLDKTDCCFLEVRENNIKARRFYESHGFNLFGIRKKYYADGENAALYRTQGAKID
- the tsaB gene encoding tRNA (adenosine(37)-N6)-threonylcarbamoyltransferase complex dimerization subunit type 1 TsaB, which gives rise to MQFDLFVDTSRKGISMALLESDAARPRYMESVDESARGETASAMLDALLEKTGATLDQVTRVMVTLGPGSFSGLRTGVAFCEGLSFSGKRKLYGVSTLQALSCFAAEPDKAAVVIRARKDYWYLRLNEKESFIETEQVVKALKSSDVNYVVVDENAASDETLKALFSEIGAATVIDKGKPLSDWARLFERVAPSLMQEANYIQPSYFEKLH
- a CDS encoding D-alanine--D-alanine ligase; translation: MARMRVLVLMGGPSTEHDVSVVSGTGVVRAMNPDRYNIHPVLIDKDGTWHWSSRELSPYQKDNFSVNYFRGLEGTAANCKKSPALSELPDADIAFLALHGKWGEDGHIQALLENWGIPYTGCGLLASALAMDKVKTKEIYKANGIPTPPYRVIWKHDFTGDTLVSVSDELGFPLVIKDPLGGSSIGIGIAKDLDEAGKIAQDLFKDSNRLLCEKFIAGEEASCGYIEGEKPLPPTEMRMTTREYFDFEAKYNGECKEVTPAEFEPDLTARIQELVKNAHYALGGAGYSRTDVRITKDKQLFAIETNTLPGMTPTSLLPQQAACNGITYSQLIDLIIDKSLYIKR
- a CDS encoding NAD(P)-dependent oxidoreductase, coding for MRVFVTGGTGFIGHYVVKALLENGHDVVIATRHPNKVPTLKANPKVTFVECALTDFDLMAEGLKGCDACIHIALGWGDTPSTMLANDTRATVMLLENAAKAGCKKFIYTSSTAAMGRMRPTMREITSNLPMDLYGATKAAGEAFVLGFTHGYGTQFPEVKMTRNIIRPGYTFGNPAWADGCSQPDRRFFSMAQAVKENRDINIIKNDGTQFIHASQQAKLYMSVLESDKNEEIFLGLGEVWMSWKEIAEMMISMKPGCKSKIVETDLGWGDEPMLFDVSKIQEQFGLAFDAHEFMLDHVKWTYNQI
- the purF gene encoding amidophosphoribosyltransferase, which gives rise to MLDELHEECGVIGIYNGDTVVRNITMGLYALQHRGQESAGFAVTDGDKIRVRKSMGLVSTLLREHDINEFDGFAGIGHVRYSTTGASTLANAQPILVSCKWGQIAVAHNGNITNAAELRAEMEADGHIFQTTSDSEILLHEIARTEAADLGEAIKKAVTKFTGSFCLVFISKDTMYVARDGFGFRPLSLARMGKAWCVASETCAFDLLGAHYIRDIQAGEFLTITKNGLHSERFVQKDRLAHCIFEYIYFSRPDSKIFEQSCDKVRRKMGKQLAKECPVDADIVISVPDSATTAALGYAQASGIRFEIGLLRNHYVGRTFIDPTQNVREQKVKLKFNPIEGVLKNKRVCVVEDSIVRGTTLKILSKMLRDAGALEVHIRIASPPVAHPCFFGMDFPSQGELAASSMTPAEIAKMLGVESLGYLSVEGMKECTGEGENYCAACFDNDYPDYIGIDTTKTRCG